A section of the Streptomyces xinghaiensis S187 genome encodes:
- a CDS encoding DUF4255 domain-containing protein codes for MSNALAIATVTQALAHLIANNLTPEFNEAVRVEPRKPPAEPPPDPLITVFCYQVTPNASMRNNDLPTRASDGTLVQRAAAALDLHYLISAYGEEAELVGQRLIGCVVRTLHEIPVLPRDVITQAAERPHLAGSDLADAVQKVRFTPTQMDIDETSKLWGMLHQTPYSLSVAYQASLVLIEGRELPVQAPPVERHTVRALPFGAPGAPLPPGGGAGPPDGPGRAGGAARAGGRAPAGGGASRAGRNPGAAAVSPPARPGTASAPATASAAPSATAASTATAPAAAGAAARRTTARAGRPGAVSPAARTRPEEPAPATTAPARKPRVTGASPAPGPGAGRSAAAAPTGTAGAGGTASPGGTAGTTAGNGTTGPGSGGANGAPGAAGEQREG; via the coding sequence ATGAGCAACGCACTCGCCATCGCGACGGTCACCCAGGCGCTGGCCCACCTGATCGCGAACAACCTGACACCGGAGTTCAACGAGGCGGTCCGCGTCGAGCCCCGCAAGCCCCCGGCCGAGCCGCCGCCCGACCCGCTCATCACGGTCTTCTGCTACCAGGTGACGCCGAACGCCTCGATGCGCAACAACGACCTGCCGACCCGGGCCTCCGACGGCACCCTCGTCCAGCGGGCCGCGGCGGCGCTCGATCTGCACTATCTGATCAGCGCCTACGGGGAGGAGGCCGAGCTGGTCGGGCAGCGGCTCATCGGATGCGTGGTGCGCACGCTGCACGAGATCCCGGTGCTGCCGCGCGACGTGATCACGCAGGCCGCCGAGCGCCCGCATCTGGCGGGCAGCGATCTGGCCGACGCCGTGCAGAAGGTCCGCTTCACCCCGACCCAGATGGACATCGACGAGACCTCCAAGCTCTGGGGGATGCTCCACCAGACGCCGTACTCGCTGTCGGTGGCCTACCAGGCGTCGCTGGTGCTGATCGAGGGCCGTGAACTGCCCGTCCAGGCACCGCCGGTGGAGCGGCACACGGTACGGGCGCTGCCGTTCGGCGCCCCGGGCGCCCCGCTGCCGCCGGGGGGCGGTGCGGGTCCGCCGGACGGTCCGGGGCGGGCCGGGGGCGCGGCGCGAGCCGGGGGCCGGGCGCCGGCCGGCGGTGGCGCGTCGCGCGCGGGGCGGAACCCCGGCGCGGCCGCGGTCTCTCCCCCGGCCCGGCCCGGGACGGCGTCCGCCCCCGCGACGGCCTCCGCGGCACCCTCGGCGACCGCGGCCTCCACGGCCACGGCTCCGGCGGCGGCCGGTGCCGCCGCCCGGCGGACCACGGCACGGGCCGGACGCCCCGGCGCCGTGTCACCGGCGGCACGGACCAGGCCCGAGGAGCCCGCGCCCGCCACCACGGCACCGGCGCGCAAGCCCCGTGTCACCGGCGCGTCCCCGGCCCCCGGGCCCGGCGCGGGCCGCAGCGCCGCCGCAGCGCCCACCGGCACGGCGGGTGCCGGCGGCACGGCGAGCCCGGGGGGCACGGCGGGCACGACCGCCGGGAACGGCACCACAGGCCCCGGAAGCGGCGGCGCCAACGGCGCCCCCGGCGCGGCCGGCGAACAGCGGGAGGGCTGA